In the genome of Acidobacteriota bacterium, the window CCGCCGTCCACTTGGCCACCACCGGGGGGTGCGGGGGTGTCGGGGGACGGCCCCCGCCGGCCCGCCCGGGGGCGGGCGCGGGCGCGCCGGCGGCCGGCAGCGGCGACTGGATATCGTTCTCGTTCTTTTCGGCGCTCGCCCAGAACTACACCGGCATCACACCGGTCTCGGTCGCCGCGGGGATGCTGGTGGGCGCCAGGCTGGTGATCTCCGTCGGCTGGGCGCTGGTCGTCTTCGCCGCCGTCATGTCGGCGATACAGCCGCAGCTCGAGCGGATTGCCCGTCGCAACGCGCCACGGGACGCCGACTGAAGCCCCGCAGTCGTCCCGCCGCTCGTGGCGGCCTGCACAGAACGCCCACTACGACGTGGCGCTGCAGCTCCTCGAGCACGGCGCCGATGCGACCGCGACCGAGTCGGGCTGGACGCCGTTGCACCAGTTCGTCTGGACCCGCCGCCCGAACCGGCACTACAACAACCCGGCCCGCTTCCCCCCCCGACCGGGGACGACGGCATCTTGACATCATAAAGCTATGGCATCATGATGATGCAATGAGGACGACATTGACTCTTGACGACGATGTGGCGGACTTCTTGAAGGAACAGAGCCGCCTGCGGGGCAGGCCGTTCAAGCAGGTGGTGAACGAGGTCCTGCGGCGAGGCATGGTGTCCGGCCTGCGAGGAACGGAACCGCCCAGGTTCCGGGTCGAGCCCAATCGCAGCGGGCTCGTCCCGGGTGTGGATCCGTTGCGGCTCAACCAGCTCAACGATCAACTGGAGGTGGAAGACTTCGCCGGGGAGAGCGGACAGTGATCGTGCCGGATACCAATCTGCTGGTCTATGCCTACAACGACGGTGCGCCGCATCACGAGGCAGCCAGACGCTGGTGGGAGGACTTGATCAACGGCGCGGAGAGAGTCGGCCTCCCCTGGATGGTCTCGACCGGTTTCGTACGACTCATGACCCATCCACGGGTGCTGAGATCGCCCGTCTCGCCGGTCGACGCCATCGCACACGTCAGGGACTGGTTTCGGTACGCCCATGTCTCGCCGATCAACGCCGGCGCCGAGCACCTGACGCACGTGCAGCGGAATCTCGAGGCCGCCGGCGTCGGCGCCAATCTCGTGACGGACGCCCATATCGCGGCGCTGGCGATGGAGTATCAGGCGGAGGTCCACTCGAACGATTCCGACTTCAGCCGGTTTCCCGGCCTCCGGTGGCGGAACCCGCTGTGACCGGCGGCGCCGGGAGGCGCGCCGTTGCCACATCCCGGTGCCCGAATTCGCCCCGAGAGTGAGTTGTGCGAGTCCGCCGCGCTACAGCATCAAACTGGGTGTGCTCGACGTCGAGCCAGCGGCCGAACTTGTAGCCGACGTCCTTCAGCACGCCTACCGTTGTGAAGCCGAGCGCGCGCTGCAAGGCCAGGCTGGCCTCGACCTCGGTGCAGGTTCCGCCGATCAGGCTGCGATGACCGAGTGATCGCGCGCGTTCGATCAGGTCCGCCAGCAGTGCCCGCCCGACGCCGCAGCGATGCCGCTCCGGGTGGACGTAGACCGATCCCTCGACCGAACGACGGTACGCCTCGCGCGGCCGCCACGGCGACAGGTATGCGAATCCGGCGGGGTCGCTGTCGAGCTCCGCGACGGTCACCGGGTGGATGTCGGTCCGGTCGCGAAACCACACCGCGTAGTCTTCCGGCGTCCGCGGTTCGAGATGGAACGTACAGGTCGACGTCGCGATGTAGTGGTTCATGACCTTCGTGATGAAGGGGAGGTCCGCCGCGGCGGCGCGTCGAATGGTGATCATCGCGGCTACCATGGTCATCTCTACGGCTGTCCGGTTGCAACTGTCGCGTCCGTCGTTCATCTCGATCCAGCCGCAGCTCGAATCGCACCGCGCGCCGTAACGCAGGACAGGAAGCCGATTGACGACGCGTGTCGTGTCGAACACGCCGGGAGGCCGGCTGCCGTCGCGTCTTCTGCACCGCCCATGCGAGCTCCCGCCTCCGTGCTACCATCCGCGGCGCAGCGACATGTCGCGAATAGCACGGCAATATGTTCGCGGGTCGACCCGAGGGCCGCTCCGGGCGGCGTGGCGCGCTTTGCAGATCGCCGTCCCCGTCGGGGTCGTCGTCGTCCCGTTCGCGTACGCAATCACCGGCGTGCACAACGACGTGCTGTTGGCGGCCGGCTGCGGTCTTGCGGTCGGTGTCGGGCTCAGCCTGCGCATGCGCGAGCGCATCGGGCGTTCCGCGGGCATCCTGGTCGGTGCGGTCGCCGGGATGACCGCGGCCCTGCTTGCCGGTCTGGTTCCGGGGAACGGCGTCATGTGGATCGTGCCGCCGCTCGTGGCGCTCGCCGTCGGGCTCGCCGACGGGCTCGGGACGTCCCGGCTGCGGGGGTACCGGGACGCGGTCGTCGAGACGCTCGCGATGTCCACCCTGATCGGCGTCGGCCTGCTGCCCGCACTGGGCGTCGGCGGTCTTCTGTCGTGCGTCCTGGTCACACCGCCGACCGCGCTCATCGCCGGCGCTCTCACCGCCGGTCGCGCAGCGCAGCGATCGGTGCGACCGCTCCTGCTCCTGACGCTCGGCTCGGTCGCGGTCGTGGCGTTCGCAGTGGACGGCGTCGTGCGCGAAGGGCTTCGCGGCGGTCGACTTCACGCCGAAGCGCTCCTGAACGCCGCGTTGAGCGTGCCGCTCGCCATGATCGGGATCCCAATCGGCGTTTTCCTGGCCGCCCGCGCCGTCGCGGTCTGGCTCCAGCCACGTCTCCAGATATACCGGCAACTCGCCGAGTATCTGCGCGTCATGTGGATCCCGATCGGCGGCTTCGCCATCGGGTATCTGGCGATCATTGTCGTGTTCGCCGGATTCGCCGGCATGCTGGCCCGCTTCCGTTCCGGCGCGTTCTCAGGCGCCGAGGACGCCGGCATCGGCGAGTGGATCGCCTTCGCGTTCTTCCGGGCGCTGGCCCAGGACTATCCCGGCATCGTTCCCGTCTCGCCCGCCGCCTGGCTGCTCGTCGGCGTGCAGGTGATCCTGGCCGTGGGCTGGGCGCTGGTCGTCTTCGCGGCCGTGATGTCGTCCATTCAGCCACGGCTCGAGCGGATCGCCAGACAGGCCCTGCAGTCGACCGGAAAGTGAGCCTCCGCGGCGGTCGCGGTCGCAGTCGCGGGCGCCGCGTGCCGTCGTCGAACCGCCCCGCCCGAACGCGTCACGCCGCCTCACGCCGGAGCACGGCCGGACCAAGTACGACGATCTTCGTATTGACAAATCTACGAAACATTTCGTATCTTAGGAATCTACGAACTACTTCGTAGATTGACCATGACCGCCCGCCGACGACCGACCGACGCCGAGCTCGCCATCCTGCGCGTCCTGTGGGCGCAGGGGCCGAGCACGGTCCGGGAGGTCGCGGAAGAGATGGGGCGGGAGAGCGCCTACACGACGGTGCTGAAGCTGCTGCAGATCATGATCGACAAGGGCCTGGTGCGTCGGGACGAGTCCTCGCGCACGCATGTCTACCGCGCGGCCCGCTCCGAGCGCGCGACCCAGCGGCAGCTCGTGCGGGATCTGGCCGACCGCGCCTTCGGCGGCTCGGCGGCGAGACTGGTGATGCAGGCGCTGGCCGCGAAGAGGGCGTCGCCCGAGGAGCTCGCCGAGATCCGCCGGTGGCTGGCGGAACAGGATACGAGCGCGTGATTCGGGTCGGCAGCGACAAGCGGATCGAGTTCGAGCGCGAGGGAAAACGGGAGGGAGCGCCATGAGAGACTGGATCGAGATCACCGGTTGGACGCTGCTGCACTTCGTGTGGCAGGGAGCCCTCCTCGGCCTGGCCGTCGCGGGCGTCCTGTGGCTCTGCCGGCGCCGGTCGGCGAACGCCCGCTACGCGGTCGCCTCCGGCGGTCTGGTGGCGTTGCTCGCCGCGCCCGTGTTGACCGCGGCGGTCCTGTGGCAGGCGGCGCGTACGGTCGAGCCGCTCCAGGCGGCGGACCGGTCGGCGGCCCGCGAGCCGGGCAATCGTTCGCCGGGAGGCCACGCGCTCGTCGCCCGCGACTCGCTGGGCGCCCTCCCCGCACGCCTCGCCGCGGCGCTGCCGGGGGTCGTGGCCGTGTGGCTCGCCGGGGTTTCTCTGCTGCTGGTGCGGACGGGCGGCGGACTGTGGCGGGTGCACCGGCTCCACGAGGCCGGACTTGCGGCGCCGGCCTCGCGCTGGCAGGAGGCGGCGGCGCGGCTGGCGTCACGCCTCGGCCTCGTGAACGCGGTTCGGGTCGTGGAGTCGCGCCTCGTCGGCACGCCCACCGTCGTCGGTTGGATGCGCCCGATCATTCTGCTTCCGGTCGCCGCGCTCGCCAATCTCACACCGGCGCAGGTCGAGGCGATCCTCGCGCACGAGCTGGCTCACATCCGCCGGCACGACTACCTCGTCAACCTGCTGCAGTCGCTGGGGGAGACGGTTCTCTTCTATCACCCGGCCGTCTGGTGGGTGTCGGGACGTATCCGGGCCGAGCGCGAGAACTGCTGCGACGACGTCGCGCTCGTGGTGAGCGGCGACCGCGTCGGCTACGCCTCGGCCCTCGCGGCGCTGGAGGAGTGGCGCGGGCGCGAGACGGCGCCGGCGCTCGGGGTGACCGACGGCCCGCTGAGTGGACGAGTGCGACGGATTCTGGATCGGCCGCTCGACACTCGGCCGCGCTCCCGCGGTCGGATGGCGGCATGGACCGCGGCGCTGTTGCTGTGCGCCGGGATTGGCACGGCCGTGTGGCCGCGACAAGGTACGACCCACGCCACGCAGGTCGCCGGAGCGGGAACGGTGCAGGGAGCGCAGACGACTCCTGGAGCCGCGGCGGTCGATTGGCGGGCCTCCGAAACGGAGCATTTCGAGATCCGTTACGGCGCTGCCCTCTCCGATGACATCGATCGCATCGAGGCGGCGGCCGAGCGCGCATACCGGCGGGTGAGCGAACGCCTGGGTGATGATCTGCCGTTCAGGGTGCCGCTGATCCTCTTCGCGACGCGCGAGGACTTCGAGCGGCAGGACCTCGCGCCGGGCGCCAACCTGACCGGGATCGCCTCGTTCTCGGAACCGGTCGGGAACCGGATCGCCGTGCTCGTCGAGGAGTGGGGCGACGATCCGGTTGCCCGCATCTCCTACGAGCTGACGCATATCTTCGCCTTCGAGGCGGTCCCGCGTGCCGACCCCGGCGTCGGCGTTCCCCTCTGGGCCGACGAGGACTAGCGCCGTTCAGGTCGAGGCGGGGAGGAAGTGTCGCAGGCGCGCCGTGGTCCCGGATCTGTCCAGCCGACTGGCTCTCACCAGTCGGCTGGGGAAGGAGCGATCCGCACCGCGTAGTCGGGCCAGCAGGCCTCGGCATGGTGGGGATCGTCCAGGGTCCACGCGGCGAAGGGGTCGTGCGTCAGTTCCTCGTCGAAGCCCCCGAGAGCCCGGCTGCCGCCGGACGCCGCCGGCGCCGCCGCCGGTGGATCCAGCGTGCGGGCGATGCTGTCCCGGACGTCTTCCAGGTGCAGGCGCGTCGCGCGATCCGAAGCTCGCGCCAGCGCGGCGCCGGCGGTGCGGTCGACCGCCCGCAGCTCGCCCCGCAGGAACGGCCGCGCGTCGCCGCCGGCCGGCCGTCGCCCATTGAGCTGGCCGTCGATCAGATCGAGATAGACCCGCTGCACGTTGCGCCGCCACGCGTCGATGCGGACTTGCGGGGCGTCGAGCTCT includes:
- a CDS encoding type II toxin-antitoxin system VapC family toxin, with protein sequence MIVPDTNLLVYAYNDGAPHHEAARRWWEDLINGAERVGLPWMVSTGFVRLMTHPRVLRSPVSPVDAIAHVRDWFRYAHVSPINAGAEHLTHVQRNLEAAGVGANLVTDAHIAALAMEYQAEVHSNDSDFSRFPGLRWRNPL
- a CDS encoding BlaI/MecI/CopY family transcriptional regulator, translated to MTARRRPTDAELAILRVLWAQGPSTVREVAEEMGRESAYTTVLKLLQIMIDKGLVRRDESSRTHVYRAARSERATQRQLVRDLADRAFGGSAARLVMQALAAKRASPEELAEIRRWLAEQDTSA
- a CDS encoding N-acetyltransferase family protein, encoding MITIRRAAAADLPFITKVMNHYIATSTCTFHLEPRTPEDYAVWFRDRTDIHPVTVAELDSDPAGFAYLSPWRPREAYRRSVEGSVYVHPERHRCGVGRALLADLIERARSLGHRSLIGGTCTEVEASLALQRALGFTTVGVLKDVGYKFGRWLDVEHTQFDAVARRTRTTHSRGEFGHRDVATARLPAPPVTAGSATGGRETG
- a CDS encoding M56 family metallopeptidase, whose translation is MRDWIEITGWTLLHFVWQGALLGLAVAGVLWLCRRRSANARYAVASGGLVALLAAPVLTAAVLWQAARTVEPLQAADRSAAREPGNRSPGGHALVARDSLGALPARLAAALPGVVAVWLAGVSLLLVRTGGGLWRVHRLHEAGLAAPASRWQEAAARLASRLGLVNAVRVVESRLVGTPTVVGWMRPIILLPVAALANLTPAQVEAILAHELAHIRRHDYLVNLLQSLGETVLFYHPAVWWVSGRIRAERENCCDDVALVVSGDRVGYASALAALEEWRGRETAPALGVTDGPLSGRVRRILDRPLDTRPRSRGRMAAWTAALLLCAGIGTAVWPRQGTTHATQVAGAGTVQGAQTTPGAAAVDWRASETEHFEIRYGAALSDDIDRIEAAAERAYRRVSERLGDDLPFRVPLILFATREDFERQDLAPGANLTGIASFSEPVGNRIAVLVEEWGDDPVARISYELTHIFAFEAVPRADPGVGVPLWADED
- a CDS encoding antitoxin; translation: MRTTLTLDDDVADFLKEQSRLRGRPFKQVVNEVLRRGMVSGLRGTEPPRFRVEPNRSGLVPGVDPLRLNQLNDQLEVEDFAGESGQ